Within Paenibacillus sabinae T27, the genomic segment AATGTCGCCTTCCTTGGACCAGACCTCTACGACCAATTCCTTGCTGAACATCGCTTCCTTGATCAAGGCAGGCAGACGATGAATATTGTGCGTGCCAAAAATCATATCGACAAACCCGTGCTTCGCCATGATCCGGTTAACTACGCCCTCTTCCTGGGACATGCATCCGCAGACGCCGAGCAGCAGGCCCGGTTTCTCCTTCTTCAGATGCTTCAGGTGGCCGAGTTCTCCGAATACCTTATCTTCAGCGTTCTCCCGGATGGCGCAGGTATTGAGCAATATGATGTCCGCCTCGTTCCGGTCCTCGGTGCTCCGGTAGCCCATCTCCTCAAGCATGCCCTTCATCGTCTCGGTATCATGCTCGTTCATTAGACAGCCGTAGGTCGTGATGTGGTATAGCTTGCCTTCGCCGAAAGCTCTCATGTCCTCGGGAATGGCAAAATCGTAGTGGACCTCTATATCTTCCTTGCCGCGCCGCTTGCCTTCCTTATAGTCGGGCTGGCTGTTGACCTGAATGGTTCGCCCCTTGATGCGGTAGGTGGTCTTCCCCTCTTCTTCACTGATCACCTTGGCCCCGCTAAAATCGAAATATTTGGAGTAATCCTTGGCACCCTTGCCGGATTTTAAGTCCGGTGAGTTGTTCTCCTTGGTCATGATGTCACATCCTCTATCTGTAAAAAATGATTTTTTTGGTTTCGCTTGCAATTAAAAATTATAACATAGTGCCGCGGAATATATCCATATGCTTAAATTTAAGGTGTTTCGAAAGCTGCAAGTTTCATCCAGCCATTTCCACCCGTTCGATGTTCACAAAGGGTTATTGCCGAGAATTATGTGAATTTGAAGTGCTATAGGCACTAAAAAGTACGTACTATTCGAAATGTATGTTTAACCCTACAATGATTTTGCAGGCGGTGCTGTGAGAGCATGGTGCCAATTTCAATAATGGTGCAAAGAAGTAAGTGCATAATTTCACAATTAAAAACGGTATTAAGGAGTGAGGTTTATCATGTTTACAAAGATTTTTGAACCGGGCAAAATAGGAAATCTGGAAATCAAGAACCGGCTGGTCGTTCCTCCGATGCTGACCGAATATGCAGCCGAAGACGGCAAACTGACAGAAAGATATATCAGATACTATGAGGAAAAAGCCAAAGGCGGCTGGGGTCTCATCATCGCCGAGGATAACGCGGTCGAACCCCGCGGGGCCGGTTTCAAGAATATCGCCGGGTTATGGTCGGATGATCTGATGAAAGAGCACAAGGAATTGGTTGAACGGGTTCATAATGCAGGAGCTAAAATAGCGGTCCAAATCTATCATGCCGGCAGAGAAGCCAGCAGTACAATCATGGGAATGCGGCCGATAGCCCCTTCGGCGATTCAAGATCCGACGCAGTCCGAAACTCCTGTTGAAATGACAACGGACGAAGTAAAGGAAATGATTGAGAAGTTCGCGCAGGCCATCAGACGATGTAAAGAAGCGGGCTATGATGCCATTGAGCTTCACGGCGCCCACGGATACTTGATCAACCAGTTCGTCTCTCCTTTCTCCAACAAAAGAACCGACGCCTATGGCGGAAACTTGATGAACCGGCTGCGATTCCCGCTTGAAATCATCGCAAGAGCCAAGGAATTGGTCGGCGAAGAGTTCCCGATGATTTACCGGATTTCGGCCGATGAAATGGTGGAAGGCGGACTGACCATTGAAGATACAAAAGTTATCAGTCAGGTGCTGGAGCAAAGCGGCGTTGCGGCCATTCATGCTTCTGCCGGCGTTTACAAGAGCGGGTCGATCGTCTCTGCGCCTACAGCGATCAGAACAGCCGTATTCTCCGACTACGCCAAAGAAATTAGAAAAGTGGTCAATATTCCGGTATTTGCCGTCAACAAGATTATTTATCCGCATGTAGCGGAGTCGATTCTGAAAGAAGGCAAGGCGGATTTTGTGGCCATGGGCCGGGCTTCCATCGCAGATCCTCAATTCCCGAACAAGGTGAAGGAAGGACGTCTGGATGAAATTATTTTCTGTATCGGCTGCAGACAGGGCTGTCAATGGAGAATCGCTCAGCAAAATCCTGTGTCCTGCCTGGTTAACCCGCTCACTGGCAAAGAAGGCGAATACGAGCTTAAGGAAGCTGAAGTGAAGAAAAAAGTAATGGTTATCGGCGGCGGACCTGTCGGTATGGAAGCGGCCATTGTTGCTGCAAAACGCGGTCATGATGTGACTTTGTATGATAAGAGCGACAAGCTTGGCGGACAATGGCTTCTGGCGGCAATCCCTCCGGGCAAAGAGCTCCTGAACACCTTTACAGTATGGCAAAAGGGAGAGCTTGACCGGTCCGGGGTAAAAGTCGTGTTAAATACAGAAGTGACGAAAGAATTCGTAGAGCAGGTCAACCCGGATGAAATCATCCTTGCTTCGGGAGCCGCTCCAATTATTCCTGGAATTCCTGGCGCAGACAAGTCTCATGTCTACACGGCCAATGATGTGCTGCTCGGAAAAGTGGATCTGCCGGATCAAGCGGTCGTTATCGGCGGCGGGCTGGTAGGAGCGGAAACGGCGGAACATATTGCGGTTCATAACCGAAAGACCT encodes:
- a CDS encoding FAD-dependent oxidoreductase — its product is MFTKIFEPGKIGNLEIKNRLVVPPMLTEYAAEDGKLTERYIRYYEEKAKGGWGLIIAEDNAVEPRGAGFKNIAGLWSDDLMKEHKELVERVHNAGAKIAVQIYHAGREASSTIMGMRPIAPSAIQDPTQSETPVEMTTDEVKEMIEKFAQAIRRCKEAGYDAIELHGAHGYLINQFVSPFSNKRTDAYGGNLMNRLRFPLEIIARAKELVGEEFPMIYRISADEMVEGGLTIEDTKVISQVLEQSGVAAIHASAGVYKSGSIVSAPTAIRTAVFSDYAKEIRKVVNIPVFAVNKIIYPHVAESILKEGKADFVAMGRASIADPQFPNKVKEGRLDEIIFCIGCRQGCQWRIAQQNPVSCLVNPLTGKEGEYELKEAEVKKKVMVIGGGPVGMEAAIVAAKRGHDVTLYDKSDKLGGQWLLAAIPPGKELLNTFTVWQKGELDRSGVKVVLNTEVTKEFVEQVNPDEIILASGAAPIIPGIPGADKSHVYTANDVLLGKVDLPDQAVVIGGGLVGAETAEHIAVHNRKTSIVEMRPEIAADMEPASKEFLMKSLKHNEVAVHVNSKVLEITDTHVIIDTEQGQQALPASLVVLAIGSRSNNALASELGEKYNVNVIGDAAVVGKALEGINLAYKTALAI